The following are from one region of the Nicotiana tabacum cultivar K326 chromosome 3, ASM71507v2, whole genome shotgun sequence genome:
- the LOC107801010 gene encoding BURP domain-containing protein 6-like: protein MNFQILYSLIIFCLAFVTSTYAAISPEIYWKVKLPNTQIPKVIKHFLPQSEDDIRELKQDKTNTKEKVYYGLHQHGILVYHVATEDELRDIKKEIPSKNEFQQVTEISRARSDLQDDFLYKPYFLEKELAKGKVINLPSFKNKNDAPFLSRQFVESIPFSLKKILEILNHFSIDSSSKDAQTIEETIKFCEEIEVKHKEKKSCATSLESMVDFSLSMLGSNNIVAITTEVQGETPMLQKYTIQEVQQIGDGDNMVCHKLNYAYAVHFCHVGGRTMTFAVSMIGADGTKVKAISVCHKDTSLWNPRGLPFVVLKLKPGTTPICHFLQDDQIVFIPSKETTNYAI from the exons ATGAACTTTCAGATACTCTACTCGCTTATCATCTTTTGT CTTGCTTTTGTGACAAGTACTTACGCAGCAATATCTCCAGAGATTTATTGGAAAGTAAAATTGCCCAACACTCAAATCCCCAAAGTCATCAAACATTTCCTTCCCCAATCAG AGGATGACATACGTGAGCTAAAACAAGATAAGACGAATACAAAGGAAAAAGTATACTACGGTTTACACCAGCATGGAATCTTGGTTTATCATGTTGCTACCGAGGATGAGTTACGTGATATAAAGAAGGAAATCCCTAGCAAAAATGAATTCCAACAAGTAACTGAAATAAGCCGTGCAAGGAGTGATCTTCAAGATGATTTCCTTTACAAACCTTACTTCTTAGAAAAGGAATTGGCGAAGGGAAAAGTCATTAACCTTCcctctttcaaaaacaaaaacgaTGCACCCTTTTTGAGTCGCCAATTTGTGGAATCGATTCCCTTCTCTTTGAAAAAAATTCTAGAAATTCTAAACCATTTCTCAATTGATAGTAGCTCAAAGGATGCTCAAACTATTGAGGAAACAATCAAATTTTGTGAAGAGATAGAGGTGAAAcataaagagaagaaaagttgtGCAACTTCTTTGGAATCTATGGTAGATTTCAGCTTATCCATGCTAGGAAGTAATAATATTGTGGCAATTACAACAGAGGTACAAGGGGAAACTCCAATGTTGCAAAAATACACCATTCAAGAAGTTCAACAAATAGGTGATGGGGATAACATGGTATGCCACAAACTTAATTACGCATATGCAGTGCATTTTTGCCATGTTGGTGGACGTACCATGACATTTGCGGTATCTATGATTGGTGCTGATGGAACAAAGGTTAAAGCAATATCTGTATGCCACAAAGATACATCTCTTTGGAACCCAAGGGGATTGCCTTTTGTAGTGCTTAAACTTAAGCCTGGAACTACTCCTATTTGTCATTTCCTTCAAGATGATCAAATTGTCTTTATCCCTTCCAAAGAGACCACTAATTATGCTATCTGA